The following are encoded in a window of Fretibacter rubidus genomic DNA:
- a CDS encoding zinc transporter ZntB, translating into MSALLFSYEVDAKGHASPLSNTDINYHPPKGHYVWLHFDALHADTRTWLTADVDVDNVATRTLLADDSRPRTIVHDDAILMNLRGVNLNPGAAPEDMVGIRFFIQEDRVISVERRPLRATRDMAERLQRHNAPVTTGTFLANFALMLTERMNPTIIEINEQVDALEEQIDDPKNWLDVSKLSELRRESILLRRYMAPQRDALNSLTLQNVDFITDDDRLRVREAADQATRVNEELDAVRERCAIVKDQLTDQRAEQMNRNMMLLSVVAAIFLPLGLISGMMGINVGGMPWVENGNGFWYVTAIVVVIGLIQLLIFRLLKWL; encoded by the coding sequence ATGAGCGCATTGTTATTTAGTTATGAGGTGGATGCCAAAGGGCACGCATCCCCGCTATCAAACACAGATATAAATTATCACCCGCCAAAGGGGCACTATGTCTGGCTTCATTTTGATGCCCTTCATGCCGATACACGGACATGGCTGACCGCTGATGTTGATGTGGATAACGTGGCCACACGCACATTATTGGCTGATGATAGTCGCCCGCGCACAATTGTGCATGATGATGCTATTTTGATGAACCTTCGCGGTGTTAATCTCAATCCTGGCGCTGCGCCTGAAGATATGGTCGGCATACGATTTTTTATTCAAGAGGACCGCGTTATTTCTGTTGAGCGTCGTCCCCTGCGCGCGACACGCGATATGGCCGAGCGACTTCAGCGGCATAATGCGCCTGTTACGACGGGTACATTTTTAGCCAATTTTGCCTTAATGCTAACCGAACGCATGAACCCGACAATCATTGAAATCAATGAACAGGTCGACGCGCTGGAAGAACAAATTGATGATCCTAAAAACTGGCTTGATGTTTCGAAGCTTTCAGAGCTCCGCCGCGAGTCAATTTTACTACGCCGCTATATGGCCCCGCAACGTGACGCGTTAAATTCTCTGACGCTGCAAAATGTTGACTTTATTACTGACGATGACCGCCTGCGTGTGCGCGAAGCCGCCGATCAAGCGACGCGTGTGAATGAAGAGTTGGACGCTGTGCGTGAACGCTGCGCCATCGTCAAAGACCAATTGACCGATCAACGGGCCGAACAAATGAACCGTAATATGATGTTACTTTCTGTGGTGGCGGCCATCTTCCTGCCGCTGGGTTTGATATCGGGCATGATGGGGATTAATGTGGGCGGCATGCCGTGGGTCGAAAACGGAAATGGGTTTTGGTATGTCACGGCGATCGTTGTTGTCATCGGCCTTATCCAGCTATTGATATTCCGATTGTTGAAATGGCTGTAG
- a CDS encoding cell surface protein yields MAKTLSTLQYLDKALGGLRELGLLKGESDPVPIITLLNQISDLDPDKVAAIARTLDQASYFNEVVREQVSGIKVAERYEGITTAFNSIRDDSKMLVDQYADGRINTMERMSNIWMKMTRGSIASRFGKIKDLYLDVAEETKNQIEREQLILEAYMDFRGAMKNSEVLSFDVLKKATKQLETAKNKVGAAVDAVEGFSGDDQGARAKLELKRDEALRALQNADKRYQVAKDLSDNLTVGYNTSEVVMSRLVQMRNAKERVYAQSISFFGTNEVVLTALSATLTGMHGLHESTQTLNAMKKGIEDSLEVLAEVGDSVQEAAIKAGYGPTVSAAAVKKLLDAVVAYQERSQDIIAEMRVMATDNSTEIREIVEDGKRRLARLAETGAASTLGLI; encoded by the coding sequence ATGGCCAAGACGTTAAGCACGCTGCAATATTTAGACAAAGCTTTGGGGGGATTGCGCGAATTGGGCTTGTTAAAAGGCGAGAGCGACCCCGTTCCGATTATCACGCTGCTTAACCAGATTAGTGACCTTGACCCCGACAAAGTCGCCGCCATTGCACGGACCTTGGATCAGGCAAGCTATTTTAACGAAGTCGTGCGCGAACAAGTCAGCGGCATTAAAGTCGCAGAACGTTATGAGGGTATCACCACCGCGTTCAATTCCATTCGTGATGACAGCAAAATGTTGGTCGATCAATATGCCGATGGTCGCATTAACACGATGGAACGGATGTCCAATATTTGGATGAAGATGACACGCGGCTCTATTGCGTCACGTTTTGGCAAGATCAAAGACCTTTATCTGGATGTCGCCGAGGAAACAAAAAACCAAATTGAACGCGAACAATTAATTCTTGAAGCCTATATGGATTTTCGCGGTGCGATGAAAAATTCCGAAGTGCTGTCTTTTGATGTTTTGAAAAAAGCGACCAAGCAACTGGAAACAGCCAAGAACAAAGTCGGCGCAGCTGTTGATGCCGTGGAAGGTTTTAGTGGTGACGACCAAGGGGCCCGGGCCAAGTTGGAACTGAAACGCGACGAAGCCTTGCGGGCCTTGCAAAATGCGGATAAGCGTTACCAAGTCGCCAAAGATTTATCGGATAATCTGACCGTGGGTTACAATACATCCGAAGTGGTTATGTCGCGCCTTGTGCAAATGCGTAACGCCAAAGAACGTGTCTATGCGCAGTCCATTTCTTTCTTTGGCACCAATGAAGTTGTGCTGACCGCCCTGTCTGCGACCCTAACGGGGATGCACGGATTACACGAAAGCACGCAGACATTAAATGCTATGAAAAAAGGTATTGAAGATAGCCTAGAGGTTTTGGCGGAGGTGGGCGACAGCGTGCAGGAAGCCGCGATTAAAGCGGGTTATGGCCCGACTGTCTCTGCCGCAGCGGTCAAGAAATTACTCGATGCTGTCGTGGCCTATCAAGAACGCTCTCAAGACATCATCGCGGAAATGCGCGTTATGGCAACGGATAATTCAACCGAAATTCGCGAAATTGTCGAGGACGGCAAGCGCCGCCTTGCCCGCCTTGCGGAAACAGGGGCTGCGTCAACCTTGGGCTTGATCTAG